In a single window of the Raphanus sativus cultivar WK10039 chromosome 9, ASM80110v3, whole genome shotgun sequence genome:
- the LOC130494717 gene encoding endoglucanase 8-like, whose protein sequence is MARKSLISPAATLFLFFLVVLLSSPAVHAGHDYRDALRKSIMFFEGQRSGKLPPDQRLRWRRDSALRDGSSAGVDLSGGYYDAGDNVKFGFPMAFTTTMLSWSVIDFGRTMGPELRNAVAAVRWGTDYLLKATAVPGVVFVQVGDAYSDHNCWERPEDMDTLRSVYKIDRAHPGSDVAGETAAALAAASIVFRKRDPAYSRRLLDRATRVFAFANRYRGAYSSSLYHAVCPFYCDFNGYQDELLWGAAWLHKASRKRVYREYIVKNEVVLRAGDTINEFGWDNKHAGINVLISKEVLMGKAEYFESFKQNADEFICSILPGISHPQVQYSRGGLLVKTGGSNMQHVTSLSFLLLAYSNYLSHARKVVPCGQLTASPSLLRQVAKRQVDYILGDNPLGMSYMVGYGQRFPRRIHHRGSSVPSVSAHPARIGCKEGSRYFLSPNPNPNLLVGAVVGGPNVTDAFPDSRPYFVQSEPTTYINAPLVGLLGYFSTHSSWR, encoded by the exons atggCGCGAAAATCCCTAATCTCGCCGGCGGCGACTCTCTTCCTATTTTTCCTCGTCGTGCTTCTCTCCTCACCAGCCGTTCACGCCGGACACGACTACCGCGACGCACTCCGCAAAAGCATCATGTTCTTCGAAGGCCAACGCTCCGGCAAGCTCCCTCCCGACCAACGCCTCAGATGGCGCCGCGACTCGGCATTGCGCGACGGCTCCTCCGCCGGAGTGGACCTATCTGGCGGCTACTACGACGCCGGAGACAACGTCAAGTTCGGCTTCCCGATGGCCTTCACGACGACGATGCTCTCCTGGAGCGTGATCGACTTCGGGCGGACCATGGGACCGGAGCTGAGAAACGCCGTGGCGGCCGTGAGGTGGGGAACCGACTACCTCCTCAAGGCGACGGCGGTCCCCGGCGTCGTCTTCGTCCAGGTCGGAGACGCGTACTCCGACCACAACTGCTGGGAGAGGCCCGAGGACATGGACACGCTTCGCTCCGTCTACAAAATCGACAGAGCTCATCCCGGTTCCGACGTCGCCGGTGAAACCGCCGCGGCGTTGGCGGCGGCGTCGATCGTGTTCAGGAAACGGGATCCTGCTTATTCCAGACGGCTGCTTGACCGTGCCACGAGG GTATTCGCGTTTGCTAATAGGTATCGGGGCGCGTACAGTAGCAGTCTATACCACGCGGTGTGTCCTTTTTACTGTGATTTCAACGGTTACCAG GACGAGTTACTGTGGGGTGCGGCGTGGCTGCACAAAGCCTCGAGGAAACGAGTGTACAGAGAATACATTGTGAAGAACGAGGTGGTTCTCAGGGCTGGAGATACCATTAATGAGTTTGGTTGGGATAATAAGCATGCTGGGATTAATGTCTTGATCTCCAAG GAAGTGCTAATGGGAAAAGCAGAGTATTTTGAGTCTTTCAAGCAAAACGCAGATGAATTTATCTGTTCTATATTGCCTGGAATTTCTCACCCTCAAGTCCAATACTCTCGAG GAGGACTGCTTGTGAAAACTGGAGGGAGTAACATGCAACATGTAACATCACTATCTTTCCTCCTATTGGCTTACTCTAATTATCTGAGCCATGCCAGGAAGGTTGTGCCTTGTGGCCAATTAACTGCCTCCCCATCTCTCCTCCGTCAAGTCGCCAAGCGTCAG GTGGATTACATCTTGGGAGACAACCCGTTGGGAATGTCTTACATGGTTGGGTACGGTCAACGTTTTCCACGTAGGATTCACCACCGTGGCAGCTCTGTTCCTTCCGTCTCGGCCCATCCAGCCCGTATAGGCTGCAAAGAAGGCTCTCGCTATTTTCTCAGCCcaaatccaaacccaaacctTCTCGTTGGTGCTGTAGTTGGTGGACCTAATGTCACTGATGCTTTTCCTGACTCGAGACCTTACTTCGTGCAGTCTGAGCCCACAACTTACATCAACGCACCACTCGTTGGGCTTCTCGGTTACTTCTCGACTCATTCTTCTTGGCGATAA
- the LOC108834464 gene encoding protein TIFY 7, with product MERDFLGLSDKQYLNNVKHEAYDDRVGERGRCKKVAKQWGKAKLLPNSSFMPASADFQWSPVSAAIMHRRSQFGGGAFQNANPLLLGGSVPLTNHPSLRPAFNSSTDPRVASSGSSPQLTILYAGTVTVFNDISPDKARAIMLCAGNGLKGEFGESSLKKPVRETEGVVYGKQIHKATAAASSSSATNADSFSRCKDKHVGATNAMTMIETFNAGPSNMIPSVPQARKASLARFLEKRKERIMSAMPYKKMLLDLSTAESSAASHT from the exons ATGGAAAGAGATTTTCTGGGTTTGAGCGACAAGCAGTATCTGAATAACGTTAAGCACGAGGCTTACGATGATCGTGTCGGAGAACGAG GACGGTGCAAGAAGGTAGCTAAACAATGGGGAAAGGCAAAGCTCTTGCCTAATTCAAGTTTCATGCCGGCTTCTGCAGATTTTCAG TGGTCCCCGGTTTCTGCGGCCATTATGCACCGCAGAAGCCAATTTGGCGGTGGTGCGTTTCAGAACGCGAATCCGCTTTTACTTGGCGGATCAGTTCCCTTAACTAATCATCCTTCTCTCCGTCCTGCCTTTAACTCATCCACGGATCCACG AGTGGCTTCCTCAGGATCATCTCCTCAGCTCACAATCTTATATGCCGGAACTGTTACCGTCTTTAATGACATATCACCTGATAAG GCTCGAGCCATTATGTTATGTGCTGGGAATGGTTTGAAAGGAGAATTTGGAGAGAGCAGTTTGAAGAAACCAGTTCGAGAAACTGAGGGAGTCGTCTATGGAAAACAAATCCATAAAGCAACTGCTGCTGCATCTTCAAGCTCTGCCACTAACGCTGATAGTTTCTCTAGGTGTAAAGACAAACACGTTGGTGCGACTAATGCAATGACCATGATCGAAACATTTAATGCAGGTCCTAGCAATATGATTCCTtcag TTCCACAAGCTCGTAAAGCATCGCTGGCTCGGTTCTTGGAGAAGCGCAAAGAGAG gatcatgagtgcaatgccatacAAGAAGATGCTTCTTGATTTGTCGACTGCAGAATCTAGTGCTGCTTCTCATACCtaa
- the LOC108824527 gene encoding uncharacterized protein LOC108824527 produces the protein MSGFFWNIRGFNKKTKHSVVREWIRRGSFQFGCLLETRVKEAKASRIADLVFGDWSFLSNYENNRLGRIWIVWSPKVRVTPFFKSGQVITCAILLEGMTEEIFCSFVYAANTVEERRELWQDLKAHQDSPIIKNKPWLIFGDFNEILDENEHTGNEEMSYNGMREFQEVANYGSLMDMSYQGPKLTWSNKRDNDLICKKLDRTLMNEAWIQSFPQAYCVFEAGGCSDHLRCRIVIKEGTVKVRKPFKFVNAAADLPEKPILRNLSKDHIGDIVKNLEEKILSQKAKVHWLGIGDGNNKQFHRAAKAREVRNAIREIHKEDGTIVETQEEIKEEAVRHFSTFLSHKPEDFVGIAEDELKQLLDFECDETDMRLLDNEVSEEEIKKVLFSMAADKSPGPDGFTCVNSTILALIPKKNDATKMGDYRPISCCNVLYKVLSKILANRLKRILPKFISTNQSAFVKDRLIMENVLLASELVKCYHKTTISSRCAVKIDISKAFDSVQWSFVLSILSAIKLPEKFILWVKKCIELASFSVQINGELAGYFNSARGLRQGCSLSPYLFVMCMEVLSKLLDRAAVEKKIGFHPYCQEVKLTHLCFADDLLVFSDGKKSSVEGILQVFKEFASISGLRISLEKSTLFLAGLCEDREAILAQFPFEVGTLPVRYLGVPLLTKRMTSSDYSPLVNRIKKRITSWTARQLSFAGRLQLIGSVIHSITNFWMAVYRLPKQCIKEIDQLCSAFLWSGPAMSTSKAKISWENVCRPKDEGGLGLRSLSETNRVCCLKLIWRITSQSTLWVQWVKRYLIRKGSFWSVSDTSTLGSWIWKKLLKYRALARSFVKVDVRNGAATSFWFDEWSPLGRILDITHMQGCITLGININATVEFVVQQYRSRRYRAEHLITIDREILKLRTQGLTDEEDVVLWKGKGDVFRAACPFTETIWRNLSRKLLGRQYSPNWSQVLALVSANQVSGVTKYLLRYVFQVSVHTIWLERNGRRHGNMQRPSCILIKFIDKQVRNRISSLQGRAGKSFTQAMVTWFSSRE, from the exons ATGTCTGGTTTCTTCTGGAACATCAGAGGattcaataaaaaaactaaacactcTGTTGTTCGAGAATGGATCAGAAGAGGATCGTTCCAGTTCGGTTGTCTACTGGAGACGAGAGTTAAGGAAGCAAAGGCTAGTCGTATAGCTGATTTGGTATTTGGAGATTGGTCTTTCCTatcaaattatgaaaataataggCTGGGAAGGATTTGGATAGTTTGGAGTCCAAAGGTTCGGGTGACTCCATTTTTTAAAAGTGGACAAGTTATAACTTGTGCTATCTTGCTGGAAGGGATGACGGAagaaatattttgttcttttgtttatgCTGCAAACACGGTGGAAGAGAGGAGGGAGTTATGGCAAGACTTGAAAGCTCATCAGGACTCGccaattattaaaaacaagCCTTGGTTAATATTTGGAGATTTCAATGAGATTCTTGATGAGAATGAGCACACTGGTAATGAAGAAATGAGTTATAATGGAATGAGAGAATTCCAGGAAGTAGCCAACTATGGCTCGTTAATGGACATGTCTTATCAAGGGCCTAAGCTTACTTGGAGCAATAAAAGGGACAATGACTTGATCTGCAAGAAGCTAGACCGAACTTTGATGAATGAAGCATGGATACAGAGCTTTCCGCAAGCATATTGTGTATTTGAAGCAGGAGGATGTTCTGACCACTTGCGCTGCCGTATTGTGATCAAGGAAGGGACAGTAAAGGTTAGAAAACCTTTTAAGTTTGTAAATGCAGCAGCAGACCTTCCAGA GAAGCCAATTCTGCGTAATCTGAGCAAGGATCATATTGGTGACATTGTGAAGAA TCTAGAGGAAAAGATTCTAAGTCAAAAGGCTAAAGTACACTGGCTAGGAATCGGAGATGGGAATAATAAGCAGTTTCATCGGGCTGCTAAGGCTAGGGAAGTTCGAAATGCTATACGGGAGATTCATAAAGAAGATGGCACAATAGTAGAAACTCAAGAGGAGATCAAGGAGGAGGCCGTGAGGCATTTTTCAACTTTCTTATCCCATAAACCTGAGGATTTTGTGGGCATAGCAGAGGATGAACTCAAACAGCTGTTGGATTTTGAATGTGACGAAACTGATATGAGGCTGCTGGATAATGAGGTATCTGAGGAGGAGATAAAGAAGGTTCTCTTTTCAATGGCTGCTGATAAATCCCCAGGACCTGACGGGTTCACCT GTGTAAACTCAACCATACTAGCTCTTATACCAAAGAAAAACGATGCAACAAAAATGGGAGATTACAGGCCCATATCTTGTTGCAACGTTTTATATAAGGTGCTCTCAAAGATATTGGCAAACAGGTTGAAAAGGATTCTCCCAAAATTCATTTCTACAAACCAGTCAGCTTTTGTGAAGGATCGGTTAATTATGGAAAATGTTTTACTTGCCTCTGAGTTGGTTAAGTGCTACCACAAGACCACAATATCATCTAGATGTGCAGTAAAGATTGATATCTCCAAGGCCTTTGATTCAGTTCAGTGGTCCTTTGTGTTGTCGATACTCTCTGCAATCAAACTTCCGGAAAAGTTTATTCTTTGGGTGAAGAAGTGCATCGAACTAGCTTCCTTCTCGGTTCAGATCAATGGAGAGCTTGCTGGATACTTTAACAGCGCTAGAGGACTACGACAGGGTTGTTCCTTATCTCCATACCTATTTGTAATGTGCATGGAAGTCCTTTCAAAACTGTTAGATAGAGCGGCAGTGGAAAAAAAGATTGGTTTTCATCCATACTGCCAAGAAGTTAAGTTGACTCACCTCTGTTTCGCCGACGATCTCTTGGTCTTCTCAGATGGGAAAAAGAGTTCAGTGGAAGGTattcttcaagtatttaaagAGTTTGCAAGTATCTCGGGCCTTCGTATAAGCTTGGAGAAGTCTACTCTGTTTCTGGCAGGACTATGTGAAGACAGAGAGGCAATACTAGCTCAGTTCCCTTTTGAAGTGGGAACTCTACCGGTTAGATATCTTGGGGTCCCATTACTAACCAAACGCATGACGTCGAGCGATTACTCCCCTCTGGTGAATAGAATCAAGAAGCGCATCACTTCTTGGACGGCAAGGCAGCTCTCATTCGCAGGACGACTGCAACTCATTGGCTCGGTGATTCACAGTATTACTAATTTTTGGATGGCGGTTTATAGGCTTCCGAAGCAATGCATAAAAGAGATTGATCAACTTTGCTCAGCTTTCTTATGGTCAGGTCCAGCCATGAGTACATCGAAAGCCAAGATCTCTTGGGAAAACGTATGCAGGCCGAAGGATGAGGGTGGCCTAGGTCTACGTTCTTTGTCTGAAACAAACAGAGTATGTTGCCTCAAGCTTATCTGGCGTATAACGTCACAGTCAACATTGTGGGTTCAATGGGTAAAACGATATTTGATACGCAAAGGATCTTTCTGGAGCGTGAGTGATACATCTACACTTGGTTCTTGGATCTGGAAAAAGCTGCTGAAGTATAGAGCTCTTGCTAGATCTTTTGTAAAAGTTGATGTGAGGAATGGGGCAGCCACTTCTTTTTGGTTCGATGAGTGGTCTCCCTTGGGGAGAATTCTGGATATCACGCATATGCAGGGATGCATCACGCTTGGGATCAACATTAACGCCACGGTAGAGTTTGTCGTTCAACAATACCGGAGTCGTCGCTATAGAGCAGAACACCTGATCACTATTGACAGGGAAATCCTAAAGTTGAGAACGCAGGGGCTCACTGATGAGGAAGATGTGGTCTTGTGGAAAGGGAAAGGAGATGTATTTCGAGCTGC TTGCCCTTTCACAGAGACAATTTGGAGGAATCTCTCAAGGAAACTGCTTGGACGACAATACTCTCCAAATTGGAGTCAAGTTCTCGCCCTTGTGTCAGCGAATCAGGTATCAGGGGTGACGAAGTATCTTCTCAGATATGTGTTCCAAGTCTCTGTACACACGATTTGGCTGGAGAGAAATGGCAGAAGACATGGCAACATGCAGCGTCCTTCATGCATACTTATCAAGTTCATCGACAAACAAGTGAGAAATAGAATCAGTTCCCTCCAAGGACGAGCAGGAAAGTCATTTACCCAAGCTATGGTGACTTGGTTCTCTTCTAGAGAGTAG
- the LOC108827234 gene encoding cysteine-rich receptor-like protein kinase 43 — protein MVTRKSQKSDLGMNFFQNIIKPFKRSSNRGLEDDIEKIAALEQKVFPFQVLVSATKDFNPTHKLGEGGFGPVFKGRLPDGRDIAVKKLSQSSRQGKREFVNEAKLLAKVQHRNVVNLWGYCTHGDDKLLVYEYVPNESLDKVLFRSNRRSEIDWKLRFEIITGVARGLLYLHEDAPNCIIHRDIKAGNILLDEKWVPKIADFGMARLFQEDATHVNTRVAGTNGYMAPEYVMNGVLSVKADVFSFGVVVLELISGQKNSSFSLKHADQTLLEWAYKLYKKGRTMEMVDPGIAASADPEQVRLCVQIGLLCVQGDPHQRPAMRRVSLLLSRKPGNLEEPERPGVPGSRYRRRTHHRPSGGASSVGTLSTTGSSSDSFGSNLNTNSGTGTGGATTPASSRTPTRAPHNATRSAGVSSSSDPHGKRPMTSY, from the exons ATGGTCACAAGGAAGTCTCAAAAGAGTGATCTGGGCATGAATTTCTTTCAGAACATCATCAAACCCTTCAAACGCAGCTCCAATCGCG gTCTAGAAGACGATATCGAGAAAATCGCTGCTCTGGAACAGAAAGTCTTCCCCTTTCAAGTCCTAGTCTCCGCCACCAAGGATTTCAACCCGACCCACAAACTCGGCGAAGGTGGATTCGGACCCGTCTTCAAG GGAAGGTTACCCGACGGGAGAGACATAGCAGTGAAGAAGCTATCTCAGTCCTCAAGGCAAGGAAAGAGAGAGTTTGTCAACGAGGCCAAGTTGTTAGCTAAAGTCCAGCATCGCAATGTCGTTAACCTCTGGGGCTACTGCACTCACGGTGATGATAAGCTCCTTGTTTACGAGTACGTCCCTAACGAGAGCCTTGACAAAGTCCTCTTCA GATCTAACAGAAGATCGGAGATAGATTGGAAACTGAGATTTGAGATCATAACAGGCGTTGCTCGAGGACTGCTCTATCTCCACGAGGACGCGCCTAACTGCATTATCCACAGGGACATCAAGGCTGGTAACATTTTGCTCGACGAGAAGTGGGTTCCTAAGATTGCGGATTTTGGGATGGCTAGGCTCTTTCAGGAGGACGCGACACACGTCAACACTCGCGTCGCTGGAACCAA TGGCTACATGGCGCCGGAGTATGTAATGAACGGTGTTCTATCGGTAAAAGCAGACGTATTCAGCTTTGGTGTTGTGGTTCTAGAGCTCATCAGTGGTCAGAAGAACTCGAGTTTTAGTTTGAAACACGCTGATCAGACTCTTCTTGAATGG GCATATAAGTTGTACAAGAAAGGGAGGACGATGGAGATGGTAGACCCGGGTATAGCAGCTTCAGCTGATCCAGAACAAGTGAGACTCTGCGTTCAGATCGGACTGTTATGTGTACAAGGCGATCCCCACCAGAGACCAGCAATGAGGAGAGTGTCTTTGCTTCTCTCGAGAAAACCAGGGAATCTGGAAGAGCCAGAGCGTCCTGGTGTCCCGGGGTCTAGATACCGACGTAGAACGCATCATCGTCCATCAGGAGGAGCATCCTCGGTTGGGACATTGTCGACGACGGGATCGAGTTCAGATTCGTTTGGTTCGAACTTGAACACAAACAGTGGAACGGGAACAGGTGGAGCTACCACTCCAGCGTCTTCTAGGACACCGACAAGGGCTCCTCACAACGCAACTAGAAGTGCAGGTGTCAGCTCTAGCTCGGACCCTCATGGTAAACGACCTATGACGAGTTATTAA